From Balneola sp. MJW-20, the proteins below share one genomic window:
- a CDS encoding helix-turn-helix domain-containing protein, with the protein MEFSALSDQAILKQIGKRIRRKRLQQNITQEAMAENAGLSRITISNLEQGKSSSLRTLIQVLRVLGQLDDLEAFIPEPGVSPMEMLKNEGKKRKRASSSVTHDRVEDETEDWEAW; encoded by the coding sequence ATGGAATTTTCAGCACTTTCAGACCAGGCAATATTAAAGCAGATCGGTAAGAGAATACGCCGAAAGAGGTTGCAGCAGAATATCACACAGGAAGCGATGGCAGAGAACGCCGGTCTGAGTCGTATAACTATTAGTAATCTGGAGCAGGGGAAATCCTCTTCCCTCAGGACCCTTATACAAGTTCTCAGAGTTCTTGGTCAACTTGATGATCTGGAGGCATTCATACCTGAGCCGGGGGTGAGTCCAATGGAAATGCTTAAAAATGAGGGGAAGAAACGAAAGCGCGCATCATCATCTGTTACCCATGACAGAGTTGAAGATGAAACGGAAGACTGGGAAGCATGGTAG
- a CDS encoding type II toxin-antitoxin system HipA family toxin → MVDTAAVKIWGELAGAVSWIEEKNYAVFEYAPEYLEKGPELAPLTMPHSKAKTDPLFLFNLLNKDTFLGLPGMLADSLPDDFGNAVINAWLEKQGRVAGSMNPIERLCYVGKRGMGALEYEPVMREELSEGYKIEVDELARLADVILNRRDKLKTNYLEKTDALNDIIRVGSSAGGARPKAIIAWNEETGEIRSGQSRAPDDFDYWIMKFDGVQSEKLGNPAGFGRIEYAYYLMAKAAGISMMPCRLFEEAGRAHFMTKRFDRTSSYRKLHVQTLCGIAHFDYNQAGRYSYEDAFQVMRRLKLPFQDAVEQYRRMVFNILARNQDDHTKNISFVMFKSGKWRLSPAYDLTFSFNPDGKWTHMHQMSLNGKREHFSREDLIDAGKAISIKKPYEIIEEVESAIAGWERFAGAAGVINEHRKYISKHLRRL, encoded by the coding sequence ATGGTAGATACAGCAGCAGTTAAGATCTGGGGAGAACTTGCAGGGGCGGTAAGCTGGATTGAGGAGAAGAATTATGCCGTTTTTGAATATGCACCTGAATACTTAGAGAAAGGCCCTGAGCTTGCTCCACTGACCATGCCGCATTCGAAGGCTAAGACGGATCCGCTCTTTTTATTTAATCTCTTGAATAAAGATACATTTCTAGGCTTACCAGGCATGCTGGCCGATTCTCTTCCGGATGACTTTGGTAATGCTGTTATAAATGCCTGGCTTGAAAAACAGGGGAGAGTAGCCGGGAGCATGAATCCTATTGAAAGGCTGTGTTATGTTGGCAAGAGGGGAATGGGAGCACTGGAATATGAACCGGTCATGCGAGAAGAATTATCTGAGGGTTACAAGATCGAAGTGGATGAATTGGCCAGGCTGGCTGATGTTATTCTGAACCGGCGTGATAAATTGAAAACAAATTATCTGGAAAAGACCGATGCGCTGAATGATATCATTAGAGTGGGTTCATCAGCCGGTGGTGCCAGACCAAAAGCCATCATCGCATGGAATGAAGAGACCGGGGAAATACGATCCGGTCAATCCCGTGCCCCGGACGATTTTGATTACTGGATCATGAAGTTTGACGGAGTCCAATCAGAGAAACTGGGTAATCCGGCAGGGTTCGGAAGGATCGAATATGCTTATTATTTAATGGCTAAAGCTGCCGGGATATCCATGATGCCCTGCAGACTTTTTGAAGAAGCAGGCCGGGCTCATTTTATGACAAAACGCTTTGACCGGACTTCCAGTTACCGGAAACTGCATGTTCAGACTCTATGCGGAATAGCACACTTCGATTACAACCAGGCAGGAAGATATAGTTACGAAGATGCCTTTCAGGTAATGCGAAGACTCAAACTTCCTTTCCAGGATGCCGTGGAGCAGTACCGGAGAATGGTTTTTAATATCCTGGCAAGAAATCAGGATGATCATACCAAGAATATATCCTTTGTGATGTTTAAGAGCGGCAAGTGGAGGCTAAGTCCGGCTTATGATCTGACTTTTTCCTTTAATCCGGACGGGAAATGGACCCATATGCATCAAATGAGTCTGAATGGTAAAAGGGAGCATTTTAGCAGAGAAGACCTGATCGATGCAGGAAAAGCGATCAGTATTAAGAAACCTTACGAGATCATTGAGGAAGTGGAATCGGCGATCGCCGGATGGGAACGCTTTGCGGGTGCAGCGGGTGTAATAAATGAGCACCGGAAATATATATCCAAACACCTGAGAAGACTTTGA
- a CDS encoding amidoligase family protein, with the protein MSTEEQNRFVMPPCIENDNGEERKAGYEIEFTGLDIGRSAEIIRELYGGEIKKESEYEFKVCDTEFGDFKLELDASLIRDKKYEKFLSSIGIQVPAGNSAEMESLIKNAATPWVPFEIVTPPVELTRMHQLNAMTNRLREEKAIGTKDSFLYAFGMHINPEAPSLKAQSILDHLRAFMMLDPWIRKDAGIDLSRRITPYIDPFGKDYMRKILDPAYPADLSQLIKEYFRFGNSRNRALDLLPMFMCLNEGLTSALLKEELTSARPTYHYRLPNCEIDDPAWSLASEWNRWVRVEQLANDKEQLSVNMNKWMELNEKFTIRKKGKWIRIIEKWIE; encoded by the coding sequence TTGAGTACTGAAGAACAGAACCGATTTGTGATGCCCCCCTGCATCGAAAATGATAACGGAGAGGAACGAAAGGCAGGGTATGAGATCGAGTTTACCGGGCTGGATATAGGCAGGTCTGCAGAGATCATAAGAGAACTTTATGGCGGGGAAATCAAAAAAGAATCTGAATACGAATTCAAAGTTTGTGATACTGAATTCGGAGACTTTAAACTAGAGCTGGATGCATCACTGATCCGGGATAAGAAATATGAAAAATTTCTGAGCTCTATCGGAATACAAGTTCCAGCAGGCAATAGTGCGGAAATGGAAAGTCTCATTAAAAACGCCGCTACTCCCTGGGTGCCTTTTGAGATCGTGACACCACCGGTAGAACTTACCCGTATGCATCAGCTTAATGCTATGACCAACAGGCTGCGGGAAGAAAAAGCTATAGGGACCAAAGATTCGTTTCTCTATGCTTTTGGAATGCATATCAATCCTGAAGCACCCTCCCTTAAAGCTCAATCCATTCTGGATCACCTCCGGGCTTTTATGATGCTGGACCCATGGATACGCAAGGATGCAGGAATTGATCTCAGCAGAAGGATCACACCCTATATCGACCCTTTTGGAAAAGACTATATGCGAAAAATTCTGGATCCGGCTTATCCGGCTGATCTTTCACAGTTGATTAAGGAATATTTTCGGTTTGGGAATTCCAGAAACCGTGCGCTGGATCTGCTTCCCATGTTTATGTGCCTGAACGAAGGTCTGACGTCAGCACTACTGAAAGAAGAGCTGACTTCTGCAAGACCGACCTATCACTATCGACTTCCTAATTGTGAGATCGACGATCCGGCTTGGTCGCTGGCTTCAGAATGGAACCGATGGGTCAGAGTGGAGCAACTGGCAAATGATAAAGAGCAGTTATCTGTTAATATGAATAAGTGGATGGAATTGAATGAAAAGTTTACGATCCGTAAAAAAGGAAAATGGATACGGATCATTGAAAAATGGATTGAATAA
- a CDS encoding gamma-glutamyl-gamma-aminobutyrate hydrolase family protein: MKSLRSVKKENGYGSLKNGLNNMLPKPVIGVTGPSKGGTAAWLATALSIILAGGHPLRITTSKKVEISEIDGLIIGGGADIDPGRYGERFLQVKKKAPGRSIMRWVLNILLFPVYWLIRKLFQTKSPALDTERDELELKLINEAILASKPVMGICRGMQLLNVHYGGTLHQDISNFYVEQSIPSSIFPLKQVEIKPDTLLRSILGKEVCIVNALHHQAIKKLGEGMKTAACEMGKEITQSIQHTGENFVIGVQWHPEYMIQVPEQRRLFQELVRRSAADSA; encoded by the coding sequence ATGAAAAGTTTACGATCCGTAAAAAAGGAAAATGGATACGGATCATTGAAAAATGGATTGAATAATATGCTCCCTAAACCGGTGATCGGCGTAACAGGACCCTCAAAGGGCGGAACTGCAGCCTGGCTGGCTACCGCTTTATCGATAATTCTGGCTGGAGGTCATCCCTTAAGGATCACCACCTCAAAAAAAGTTGAGATATCCGAGATCGATGGATTGATCATAGGTGGTGGTGCTGATATTGATCCGGGCCGATATGGTGAACGGTTTTTACAGGTCAAAAAAAAAGCTCCGGGACGATCTATTATGCGATGGGTACTGAATATTCTTTTATTCCCGGTATACTGGCTGATACGGAAACTATTTCAGACCAAGTCGCCTGCTTTGGATACTGAACGGGATGAGCTTGAGCTGAAACTGATTAATGAAGCCATACTGGCTTCAAAGCCTGTAATGGGAATCTGCAGGGGAATGCAATTATTAAACGTGCACTACGGTGGTACACTTCATCAGGATATCAGTAACTTTTATGTGGAGCAATCTATTCCGTCTTCCATATTTCCTTTAAAACAAGTAGAAATAAAGCCGGATACGCTTTTGAGATCCATACTCGGAAAAGAAGTATGTATCGTTAATGCCCTACATCATCAGGCAATCAAAAAATTAGGGGAGGGGATGAAAACAGCTGCTTGTGAAATGGGTAAAGAGATCACGCAAAGCATTCAGCACACCGGTGAAAATTTTGTCATCGGTGTTCAGTGGCATCCTGAATACATGATACAGGTTCCCGAACAAAGAAGACTGTTCCAGGAACTGGTGAGAAGATCGGCTGCAGACTCAGCTTAG
- the trxA gene encoding thioredoxin, with translation MEKTKPSFNDLINGDKPVLIDFYTDWCQPCKMMNPILKEVKSSMGDRINVVKINAETNPDAAIRYQVRGVPTLVLIREGKVIWQQSGVIQAPALTGIIEQHLS, from the coding sequence ATGGAAAAGACGAAACCCTCATTTAATGATCTTATAAACGGTGATAAGCCGGTGCTCATTGATTTTTATACGGACTGGTGCCAGCCCTGTAAAATGATGAATCCCATTCTGAAAGAAGTTAAATCCTCTATGGGAGACCGCATCAATGTAGTCAAGATCAATGCTGAGACTAACCCTGATGCTGCGATCCGTTATCAGGTCCGGGGTGTACCAACGCTGGTTCTTATTCGGGAAGGAAAGGTCATCTGGCAACAGTCAGGAGTGATCCAGGCCCCAGCTCTTACCGGAATTATTGAGCAGCATCTAAGCTGA
- a CDS encoding endonuclease/exonuclease/phosphatase family protein, giving the protein MKIRPSLSLILILLPVCISAQTVMSYNIRYDNPNDGIDTWQNRKDWVADQIRYYDPGIVGLQEVLHSQLVYLDSALTSHTYVGVGREDGAEAGEYSPLLIDTTRYEILSSGTFWLSDTPGKPSVGWDAALERICTWVRVRDLSGQPYFVLNTHFDHRGELARLRSAQLLTQKIREMNRSSYPVILTGDLNTLPSSAPIAHLNTILNDSKKISIKEPYGPEGTLNGFDVSNPLHDRIDYILVSDDMEVLEYAVISEVRAGRSPSDHLPVLVKTRRKN; this is encoded by the coding sequence ATGAAAATCAGGCCTTCTCTTTCTCTCATTCTCATTCTTTTACCTGTTTGCATCAGTGCCCAGACCGTAATGAGCTATAATATCCGCTATGATAATCCCAATGATGGCATTGACACCTGGCAAAACCGAAAAGATTGGGTAGCAGATCAGATCCGGTATTATGATCCGGGTATAGTTGGTTTGCAGGAAGTACTGCACTCACAGCTGGTATATCTTGATTCAGCACTTACCTCTCATACCTATGTTGGTGTGGGCAGAGAAGACGGAGCAGAGGCTGGTGAATACTCACCTTTGCTGATCGATACGACCCGATACGAGATATTGTCTTCAGGTACTTTCTGGTTATCGGATACACCCGGTAAGCCTTCTGTCGGCTGGGATGCTGCTTTAGAAAGAATTTGTACATGGGTAAGAGTACGCGATTTATCCGGGCAGCCCTATTTTGTTTTGAACACACATTTTGACCATCGCGGAGAGTTGGCCAGATTGCGCTCAGCTCAGCTTTTGACCCAAAAGATCAGGGAGATGAATCGAAGCAGTTACCCGGTTATCCTCACCGGTGATCTGAATACATTACCGAGCTCTGCTCCCATAGCTCATTTAAACACGATCCTCAATGATTCTAAGAAGATTAGTATTAAAGAACCTTACGGACCTGAAGGAACCTTAAATGGTTTTGATGTAAGCAATCCTTTACATGACCGTATCGATTATATCCTAGTATCCGATGATATGGAAGTTCTTGAATATGCGGTCATTTCAGAAGTAAGGGCGGGACGAAGTCCGTCCGACCATCTCCCGGTCTTAGTTAAAACCCGGCGGAAAAACTAG
- a CDS encoding DUF1643 domain-containing protein: MSDSVWTYHHDEPLTRYSLGVDGPRPLVCFGVNPSTAVPNDLDPTLASVERFAKSCGYEGWLMFNLYPQRATNPDKMHKHFNRKIHQRNVEVIADLLQGRSPDIWCAWGTLIEKRSYLQRCLADIYEVLENNKCSYYRIGKISKAGHPHHPLYLRKTEEPKPFDLHSYMDLLST, encoded by the coding sequence ATGTCTGACAGCGTCTGGACCTATCATCACGACGAACCGTTAACCCGATATTCGCTGGGAGTGGATGGCCCGAGACCCTTGGTATGTTTTGGTGTCAATCCAAGCACTGCGGTGCCAAACGATCTGGATCCGACACTGGCATCCGTAGAACGATTTGCGAAGTCCTGTGGCTATGAAGGCTGGCTGATGTTCAACCTCTATCCGCAGCGGGCGACCAATCCTGATAAGATGCATAAGCACTTTAACCGGAAGATCCACCAGCGCAACGTGGAGGTGATAGCTGATCTGTTGCAAGGCCGGTCTCCTGATATCTGGTGTGCCTGGGGAACCCTGATTGAAAAAAGATCCTATCTTCAACGCTGCCTGGCAGATATCTATGAGGTTCTGGAGAATAATAAATGCAGTTATTACCGTATCGGGAAGATCTCTAAAGCAGGACATCCTCACCACCCTTTGTATTTGCGTAAGACTGAAGAGCCAAAGCCCTTTGACCTTCACTCCTATATGGATCTGTTAAGTACCTGA
- a CDS encoding DUF3127 domain-containing protein, which translates to MDLQITGKVTQILEEQSGESKNGPWKKRDFILEIPGKYPRKVCITQWGDQIDQSNIQEGEQLTAHIDLQSREYNGRWYTDVKAWKIEKGSPAAGGGDPRELPPSLQSYDEDGENTFKIDDINDDLPF; encoded by the coding sequence ATGGACTTACAAATAACAGGTAAAGTTACCCAGATCTTAGAAGAACAAAGCGGCGAGAGTAAGAATGGCCCGTGGAAAAAAAGGGATTTCATCCTTGAGATCCCCGGAAAATATCCACGAAAGGTCTGCATTACCCAATGGGGTGACCAGATCGATCAATCAAATATTCAGGAAGGAGAGCAGCTCACTGCTCATATTGACCTCCAAAGCAGGGAATATAACGGCCGGTGGTATACTGACGTTAAAGCATGGAAGATCGAAAAAGGATCTCCGGCTGCGGGCGGCGGCGACCCCCGTGAACTCCCTCCTAGTCTTCAAAGCTATGATGAGGACGGTGAGAATACATTCAAGATCGACGACATTAACGACGACCTCCCCTTTTAA
- a CDS encoding M48 family metallopeptidase: MMKEIEVSGLKIEFHRDKVKNINLRVYPPSGRIRVSAPWYMRMAIVEEFIRHREKWIREKLRNKRAKQSQQPIEYCEGAKIPFKGRDHVLRLKEKGSVSFEGFNEEDQSLILCDSGTNQVLLENKTEELYRSYLKGKIPEIVSRYEDRMGVKVNEIGVRKMKTRWGSCNIRAGRIWLGLELAKKRPEALEYVVVHEMTHLLEKGHNKRFYGFLDRFYPGWKEIEKELNGRKRFID; the protein is encoded by the coding sequence ATGATGAAAGAAATAGAAGTATCCGGACTTAAGATCGAATTTCACCGCGACAAGGTGAAGAATATAAATCTGAGAGTGTATCCGCCTTCCGGAAGGATCAGGGTATCCGCGCCATGGTATATGCGAATGGCGATCGTAGAGGAATTCATCCGACACCGGGAAAAATGGATAAGAGAAAAACTAAGAAATAAAAGAGCAAAGCAAAGCCAGCAGCCAATTGAATATTGCGAAGGAGCAAAAATACCCTTTAAAGGTCGGGACCATGTACTACGATTAAAAGAAAAAGGGAGTGTGTCGTTTGAAGGCTTTAATGAGGAAGATCAGAGTCTGATACTCTGTGATTCCGGAACGAACCAAGTTTTACTGGAAAATAAGACGGAAGAATTATACCGAAGCTACCTGAAAGGAAAGATCCCAGAGATCGTAAGCCGCTATGAAGACCGGATGGGAGTGAAGGTTAATGAGATCGGCGTCAGGAAGATGAAGACGCGATGGGGAAGCTGTAATATCCGTGCAGGAAGGATCTGGCTGGGGCTGGAACTGGCAAAAAAGAGGCCGGAAGCACTAGAATATGTGGTCGTTCATGAAATGACCCATTTACTGGAAAAAGGTCACAACAAAAGGTTCTATGGGTTCCTTGATCGCTTTTATCCTGGCTGGAAAGAGATCGAAAAAGAACTTAACGGCCGGAAACGGTTTATTGATTAA
- a CDS encoding serine hydrolase domain-containing protein — translation MPTKRTFILLLFVLISFLAGPLYGQQSPGSIIQQAEDIRTLRTLIVQKKGQILLKETFRGGGSDQPYNLKSASKSIISLLTGIAVDKGFIDSVETPISVYFEDYFRENPDPRKEAITVKDLLTMRTGLETTSFYNYGRWVISDNWVEFQLNQPFEDVPGGDMVYSTGTTHLLSVIISKASGMSTREFANRFMFGPMNITVGGWDKDPQGYYMGGNNLALSPNDLLKIGQMLLNGGIWEGERILSTNWLQQSFQIYTRSNFNPYDYGYLWWIIDRQNTPVIFAWGFGGQYLFMLPEYDAVVVITNSLANATQRRSYKEPIFELLEDEIIPFLTNE, via the coding sequence ATGCCCACAAAACGTACTTTCATTCTGCTTTTATTTGTTCTGATCAGCTTTTTAGCAGGACCACTTTACGGACAGCAGTCACCCGGTTCTATTATTCAGCAGGCCGAAGACATCCGTACTCTTAGAACGCTGATCGTTCAGAAAAAAGGGCAAATACTGCTGAAAGAGACCTTCCGGGGAGGTGGATCTGATCAGCCTTACAACCTCAAATCTGCTTCTAAAAGTATCATTTCACTGCTCACCGGTATTGCAGTTGACAAAGGGTTCATTGATTCGGTTGAAACACCGATATCTGTTTATTTTGAAGATTATTTCCGGGAAAATCCGGACCCCCGTAAAGAGGCTATTACGGTCAAAGACCTTCTTACTATGCGGACCGGTCTGGAAACGACCAGTTTTTATAATTACGGTCGCTGGGTGATAAGCGATAACTGGGTGGAATTTCAACTGAACCAGCCTTTTGAAGATGTTCCGGGTGGTGACATGGTCTATAGTACCGGTACCACTCACCTGCTGTCAGTGATCATTTCCAAAGCCAGTGGAATGAGTACCCGTGAATTCGCAAACCGGTTTATGTTTGGTCCTATGAATATAACCGTAGGTGGCTGGGACAAGGATCCTCAGGGATACTATATGGGAGGAAATAATCTTGCCCTAAGCCCCAATGATCTTTTGAAGATTGGTCAAATGTTACTGAATGGTGGGATCTGGGAAGGTGAAAGGATCCTGAGTACGAACTGGCTGCAACAGTCCTTTCAAATTTATACCCGAAGTAATTTCAATCCTTACGACTACGGATATCTGTGGTGGATCATTGATAGGCAGAACACCCCGGTGATCTTTGCATGGGGATTCGGAGGACAGTATTTATTTATGTTACCTGAATATGATGCAGTGGTTGTTATTACTAATTCATTGGCCAATGCAACACAAAGACGGTCTTATAAAGAACCCATATTTGAATTGCTTGAGGATGAGATCATTCCATTTCTGACTAATGAATAG
- a CDS encoding carboxypeptidase-like regulatory domain-containing protein, whose protein sequence is MMNLKSFCLALFILLGFPLAAGAQGYILKGLILDASDGEPLPGAQVFLNQTTIGTVTNDLGSFSLKRIPEGLQTIIIRMLGYETFVIDIEFPNEDMSVIEASLQPEIMNLNEINIEDDRPKEWLRDLQYFKDQFLGYSSNSGQVEFENPEVLDFQSERSEFIATARKPLKLINHALGYRITYYLEEFSLKDNIIRSTGFSKYEELTTNDQDELDRWIENRKAAYLGSYRHFIESLTNNNIYEDGFRIYYTNRKLKFYASRYDEMILEEIKNPNHLYRPTRNIHEVEFFNRSGYPYIRVEYILERPDPMIADRYGLSSQINSQISWIEFPEGKAVIDLRNGNEMHPYRALLHGYWGWSSRIPDLLPGDFQ, encoded by the coding sequence ATGATGAACCTGAAGTCATTCTGTCTCGCACTCTTCATATTACTGGGTTTTCCGCTAGCCGCAGGGGCTCAGGGATACATTCTGAAAGGACTTATCCTTGACGCTTCTGACGGAGAGCCCCTCCCCGGGGCCCAGGTATTTCTGAACCAGACCACCATCGGAACCGTCACCAATGACCTCGGTTCTTTTTCACTTAAACGCATCCCTGAAGGATTACAAACAATCATCATTCGTATGCTGGGATACGAAACCTTTGTCATTGATATTGAATTTCCGAACGAAGATATGTCTGTGATCGAAGCCTCGCTTCAGCCCGAGATCATGAATCTCAATGAGATCAACATAGAGGATGATCGTCCGAAAGAATGGCTAAGAGATCTGCAGTATTTTAAAGATCAGTTCCTGGGGTACAGCAGTAACTCCGGACAGGTCGAGTTTGAGAACCCGGAAGTTCTGGATTTTCAGTCTGAGCGATCTGAATTCATTGCCACCGCCCGAAAACCACTCAAATTGATCAACCATGCCCTGGGTTACCGGATCACCTACTATCTCGAAGAATTTAGCCTGAAAGACAATATTATTCGAAGTACAGGTTTTTCTAAATACGAAGAGCTGACAACCAATGATCAGGATGAATTGGACCGGTGGATAGAAAACAGGAAAGCCGCTTATCTTGGATCTTACCGTCATTTTATAGAATCTCTGACGAACAATAATATCTATGAAGATGGATTCAGGATCTATTATACTAACCGGAAGCTTAAATTTTATGCCTCACGCTATGATGAGATGATCCTTGAAGAGATAAAGAATCCAAACCATCTGTATCGTCCTACCCGAAATATCCACGAAGTCGAGTTTTTCAATCGCTCAGGATACCCTTATATCAGAGTGGAATATATATTGGAGCGACCCGACCCAATGATCGCTGACCGATACGGGCTAAGCAGTCAGATCAACAGCCAAATCTCATGGATCGAATTCCCGGAAGGTAAAGCGGTGATTGACCTCAGAAACGGAAATGAAATGCACCCTTACCGCGCACTATTGCACGGATACTGGGGATGGTCAAGCAGAATTCCTGATTTGCTGCCTGGTGATTTTCAATAA
- a CDS encoding DUF2892 domain-containing protein, producing MEKASYCSNLTPMEKVIRRLAGTLVTLSLILGYFVSPWWFLLTAFVGLNLLQSSFTNWCLAEQILFKIGIGRSETQNT from the coding sequence ATGGAAAAAGCATCTTACTGCTCTAATCTTACTCCAATGGAAAAGGTCATCCGCAGACTTGCGGGTACTCTGGTTACACTGAGCCTTATTCTTGGTTACTTTGTCAGCCCATGGTGGTTTCTTCTGACTGCATTCGTAGGTCTTAACCTGCTGCAGTCATCCTTTACCAACTGGTGTCTGGCAGAACAGATCCTGTTTAAGATAGGGATCGGCAGGTCAGAAACTCAGAATACCTGA